From Nitrospira sp., the proteins below share one genomic window:
- the tatA gene encoding twin-arginine translocase TatA/TatE family subunit, whose protein sequence is MFGSLGFTELILILVIVLIIFGAGKLPQLGEGLGKAIKGFKKSVHEADAIEAEAQAQAQAAQQQAAAPAQVITAAPAQAITVDQSAAVAQPATRA, encoded by the coding sequence ATGTTTGGGAGTCTTGGATTTACAGAGTTGATTCTCATCCTTGTGATCGTGTTGATCATTTTCGGCGCGGGCAAGCTGCCGCAGCTCGGAGAAGGATTGGGCAAGGCCATCAAGGGCTTCAAGAAGTCCGTGCACGAAGCCGACGCCATCGAGGCCGAGGCGCAGGCCCAAGCGCAAGCCGCGCAGCAGCAAGCCGCGGCGCCGGCTCAGGTCATCACGGCCGCGCCCGCACAGGCGATCACGGTCGATCAGTCGGCCGCCGTCGCGCAGCCGGCTACGCGCGCCTAA
- a CDS encoding tetratricopeptide repeat protein, with amino-acid sequence MPAATALDPGDQPLSPDEEIVEIEKLLATEPDDFQARCRLGELYFSKGRLDDALAEVKKSIEMAEGLRAEMNRSLAMYYSNLGTIYATKNMADEAEAEFKHALEVFPHDVLSLFNLGRVYADKKKYMEAKDYYERLVEITPEDPIAWYNLAGVYIELDNPQVSDYNTIDMGIQCYLRTLELEPRHLEASFKLMEIALNHKKTDLAIKVMESAVEHNPDEPLAYYNLISVYDKCKMFEQAEEARKRLKERFAKKAKESSAS; translated from the coding sequence ATGCCTGCTGCCACTGCCCTGGATCCGGGAGATCAGCCGCTCTCTCCGGACGAAGAAATCGTCGAAATCGAGAAGCTGCTGGCGACCGAGCCGGACGATTTTCAGGCCCGCTGCCGGCTGGGCGAGCTGTACTTCAGCAAGGGGCGTCTCGACGATGCGCTGGCCGAGGTCAAGAAGTCGATCGAGATGGCCGAGGGTCTGCGCGCGGAAATGAACCGGTCGCTGGCGATGTACTACTCGAATCTCGGGACCATCTACGCCACCAAGAATATGGCCGACGAGGCGGAGGCCGAGTTCAAGCATGCCCTCGAAGTCTTCCCCCACGACGTGCTGTCGTTGTTCAATCTTGGCCGCGTCTATGCGGACAAGAAGAAGTACATGGAAGCCAAGGACTACTACGAGCGGCTGGTCGAAATTACGCCGGAGGATCCGATCGCCTGGTACAATCTGGCCGGGGTCTATATCGAGCTGGATAATCCGCAGGTGTCGGATTACAACACGATCGATATGGGCATTCAGTGCTATCTGCGGACCTTGGAGCTGGAGCCCAGGCATTTGGAGGCCAGCTTCAAACTGATGGAAATCGCGCTGAATCATAAGAAGACGGATTTGGCGATCAAGGTCATGGAAAGCGCCGTCGAGCACAACCCCGACGAGCCGCTGGCCTATTACAACCTGATCAGCGTGTACGACAAGTGCAAGATGTTCGAGCAGGCTGAAGAGGCCCGCAAACGGCTGAAAGAGCGATTCGCGAAGAAAGCCAAAGAAAGTTCCGCATCCTGA
- a CDS encoding radical SAM protein, producing the protein MKVSLLFPPTWHPSQPYLSLPSLTGFLHQAGVTNVSQRDLGIELLDQVLTRSFGVEVHQQLLDKQRALERSQSGDTGPGSREHYAKVVESLDRFSYLIDRVELAKETLRGEGFYDLDAYRGSLFMIDKWLELISSVYFPTRLTVVDNQFSNYSIYSSKDLMKVIRDEAQNPYISLFRDRFIPSIVGDRPDIIGVSITATSQIIPGLTLCRLIKEAAPDLHVTIGGSIFTRLVDNIRRCPSLFDLADDIVVFEGETALLELVNQMAGKKDFSRVPNLIYRQNGKITVNQPFYSENVNQLPAPNYDGFPLDKYLSPEPVLPVQFSRGCYYKDCAFCALTLDHQNFRQKDPGRTIEELEWLKQRYGAQYFFFTDECFALAPTKRLCQQMVERKLDIKWTCEMRFEKNLSRELLASMRDAGCLKIVFGLESFNQRIMDFMKKGIKQEWVRRIADDCVDLGIAVHCYIIVGFPTEKEEEALETMNFVVENKKLHESFGFSCQPCLFDLEKEAPIMSDPGGYGIRRIMRPSAEDLSLGFFYEVQEGMTPEQSEKLYQYVYERISEVVCELPFNYSMADGLLYIAREKQAPQPIGSS; encoded by the coding sequence ATGAAAGTTTCGTTGCTTTTCCCTCCGACGTGGCATCCCTCGCAGCCCTATCTCAGTCTCCCATCATTGACCGGATTTCTGCATCAAGCCGGGGTGACGAACGTCTCCCAGCGGGATCTTGGCATCGAATTGCTGGATCAGGTGCTGACGAGGTCTTTCGGGGTCGAAGTTCACCAGCAATTGCTGGACAAGCAACGAGCGCTTGAGCGGAGCCAGTCCGGAGATACCGGTCCTGGGAGCCGGGAGCATTACGCGAAGGTCGTCGAATCACTGGATCGGTTCTCCTACCTCATTGATCGCGTGGAGCTGGCCAAAGAAACGCTGCGGGGCGAAGGGTTTTACGACCTGGATGCCTATCGAGGCAGCCTTTTCATGATCGATAAATGGCTGGAGCTGATTTCTTCCGTCTATTTTCCGACCAGGCTGACGGTGGTTGATAATCAGTTCAGCAACTATTCCATCTATTCCTCGAAAGACCTCATGAAGGTCATTCGGGATGAGGCGCAAAACCCGTACATTAGCCTCTTCCGTGATCGGTTCATCCCGTCGATCGTGGGCGATCGTCCGGATATCATCGGCGTGTCGATTACCGCCACCTCACAGATCATCCCTGGGCTGACTTTGTGCCGTTTGATCAAAGAAGCCGCACCGGATCTGCATGTGACGATTGGTGGCAGCATTTTCACGCGTTTGGTGGACAACATCAGGCGGTGCCCAAGCTTGTTCGACCTTGCGGATGATATCGTGGTGTTTGAGGGCGAAACGGCGCTGCTGGAGCTGGTGAATCAGATGGCCGGCAAAAAGGATTTCAGCAGGGTGCCGAATCTGATTTACCGTCAGAACGGGAAAATTACGGTTAATCAGCCCTTCTATTCCGAAAATGTGAATCAATTGCCCGCTCCGAATTACGACGGATTCCCCCTCGATAAATACTTGTCGCCGGAGCCGGTGCTGCCGGTGCAATTCTCTCGCGGGTGTTACTACAAGGACTGCGCCTTTTGCGCGCTGACGCTCGACCACCAGAATTTCAGGCAGAAGGATCCGGGGCGCACGATCGAAGAATTGGAATGGCTCAAGCAGCGGTACGGGGCGCAGTATTTCTTCTTCACCGACGAATGTTTTGCCCTGGCGCCGACCAAACGGCTCTGCCAGCAAATGGTCGAGCGCAAGCTGGACATCAAGTGGACCTGCGAGATGCGGTTTGAAAAGAATCTGTCGCGCGAATTGCTGGCGTCGATGCGGGATGCCGGCTGTCTCAAGATCGTATTCGGGCTGGAATCGTTCAACCAGCGCATCATGGATTTCATGAAGAAGGGCATCAAGCAGGAGTGGGTGCGGCGCATCGCCGACGACTGTGTGGATTTGGGCATCGCCGTCCATTGCTATATCATTGTGGGTTTCCCCACCGAGAAAGAAGAAGAAGCGCTGGAAACGATGAACTTTGTCGTGGAAAACAAGAAGCTGCACGAATCGTTCGGCTTCTCCTGCCAGCCCTGCCTCTTCGATCTTGAAAAAGAGGCGCCGATCATGAGCGATCCCGGCGGGTACGGCATCCGCCGCATCATGCGGCCGTCGGCGGAGGACCTCAGCTTGGGGTTCTTCTACGAAGTGCAGGAAGGGATGACGCCGGAGCAGTCGGAGAAACTGTACCAGTATGTCTATGAACGGATCAGCGAAGTGGTGTGCGAACTGCCGTTCAACTATTCAATGGCGGACGGCTTGCTGTATATCGCCCGGGAGAAGCAGGCGCCGCAACCGATCGGTTCCTCGTAG
- a CDS encoding ethylbenzene dehydrogenase-related protein — MRVVQTTNKKLVFGILLSALVVGVMLTIGQVPLAVSQPVTIPAKAVKGPIPMDGANPVWESVPGVVVPLSGQLITTPMHPNISVKSMFVKAMSNGKELGLRVEWSDQTKNDTAIGPQDFRDQAAIMFPVNTAGAPPFQCMGQSGGTTNIWRWNAEWQKDLGKDSAGMWDVDDQYPGIFWDYYFEEPAGGVTYPDRIGRSLGPFNSGIWSGNIMSDPTLRVSSVEDLNANGFSTLTTQAHQDVIGNGVWEPSGSVKGGGYTGPTWRVVIKRSLETGDANDTQFKAGMSVPIAFAVWDGNNIERNGMKALSTWFTLKLP; from the coding sequence ATGAGAGTTGTGCAGACGACCAACAAGAAATTGGTGTTTGGCATTCTTCTCTCTGCCCTCGTTGTCGGCGTGATGCTGACGATCGGGCAAGTCCCATTGGCCGTAAGCCAGCCGGTGACCATCCCGGCGAAGGCGGTCAAGGGCCCGATTCCCATGGATGGCGCAAATCCCGTGTGGGAGAGCGTTCCTGGTGTCGTGGTTCCTTTGAGCGGTCAGCTGATCACCACCCCGATGCACCCGAACATCTCCGTGAAGTCGATGTTCGTCAAGGCCATGAGCAATGGCAAGGAGCTTGGGTTGCGGGTGGAGTGGAGCGATCAGACCAAGAACGATACGGCCATCGGTCCGCAGGATTTCCGTGACCAGGCCGCGATCATGTTCCCGGTGAACACAGCCGGTGCGCCGCCCTTCCAGTGCATGGGCCAGTCTGGCGGAACCACCAACATCTGGCGGTGGAACGCGGAATGGCAGAAGGACTTGGGCAAGGACAGCGCTGGTATGTGGGATGTGGACGATCAGTATCCCGGCATTTTCTGGGATTACTACTTTGAAGAGCCGGCTGGCGGCGTGACCTATCCTGACCGGATCGGTCGGAGCCTTGGGCCCTTCAACTCAGGCATTTGGTCCGGTAACATCATGTCCGATCCGACGCTCCGTGTGAGCTCGGTGGAAGACCTGAATGCCAACGGATTCAGCACCTTGACCACCCAGGCCCATCAGGATGTGATCGGGAATGGCGTGTGGGAGCCGTCAGGTTCCGTCAAGGGCGGTGGATACACTGGTCCGACATGGCGCGTGGTCATCAAGCGCAGCCTGGAGACCGGCGATGCCAACGATACGCAATTCAAGGCGGGGATGTCTGTGCCCATCGCGTTTGCGGTGTGGGATGGGAACAACATCGAGCGCAACGGTATGAAGGCGCTCTCCACCTGGTTCACGCTCAAGCTTCCGTGA
- a CDS encoding molecular chaperone TorD family protein, whose translation MTSKQPVQSATTTAAAVIPTTPTIKDSPAVERALNRSKLYLLISWSLLYPEDEEFLDYLQCGEFVEDGRAALDALQAALDANQGGDRAKQKLAALKKQLDHIEKLIATECVNWQLSDLQSEHRRVFSNVITLDCPPYETLFGNDHVFAQSHTMGDIAGFYKAFGVELSKDIHERLDHLSVEFEFMHFLAYKESYSRCHDGAEKTQIVVDAQKKFVKNHIGRWVPLFCRMLTKKSDSGLFKIVADMTSDWMEFETAFLGVTPQPYTETDYRPATFNSPEGQTYECGAQDQGNELSMLLNEVGAQSFMDVKDKEKDKEEGGPVGTA comes from the coding sequence ATGACGAGTAAACAACCGGTGCAGAGCGCAACAACCACGGCTGCTGCCGTTATTCCGACTACCCCGACCATTAAAGATTCCCCCGCCGTCGAGCGAGCCCTGAACCGCAGCAAGCTCTATCTCTTGATCTCCTGGAGCCTTTTGTATCCAGAAGACGAGGAATTTCTTGACTATCTGCAGTGCGGGGAGTTCGTTGAGGATGGCCGTGCCGCGCTGGACGCCTTGCAGGCTGCGCTGGACGCGAATCAGGGTGGCGACCGCGCGAAGCAGAAGCTGGCGGCGCTGAAGAAGCAGCTCGATCATATTGAAAAGCTCATTGCGACCGAATGTGTGAACTGGCAGTTGAGCGATCTCCAGTCGGAGCACCGGCGGGTGTTTAGCAATGTCATTACGCTCGATTGTCCTCCTTACGAGACCCTGTTCGGCAACGACCACGTCTTTGCGCAATCGCACACCATGGGCGACATCGCGGGATTCTACAAGGCCTTCGGTGTCGAGCTGTCGAAGGATATCCACGAGCGTCTCGACCACCTGAGCGTCGAATTTGAGTTCATGCATTTCCTCGCTTACAAAGAGTCGTATTCGCGGTGTCACGACGGGGCCGAGAAGACGCAGATCGTCGTCGATGCGCAAAAGAAATTCGTTAAAAACCATATCGGCCGGTGGGTTCCGCTGTTTTGCCGCATGTTGACGAAGAAGTCGGATTCGGGCCTCTTCAAAATCGTGGCCGATATGACGTCCGATTGGATGGAGTTTGAGACCGCCTTCCTGGGTGTGACACCGCAGCCTTATACGGAAACCGATTATCGTCCGGCCACCTTCAATTCGCCGGAAGGCCAGACCTATGAGTGCGGTGCGCAGGACCAGGGCAATGAGTTGAGCATGCTCCTGAACGAAGTCGGGGCGCAGTCGTTCATGGACGTGAAGGACAAGGAGAAGGATAAAGAGGAGGGTGGACCGGTCGGAACTGCGTAA
- a CDS encoding 4Fe-4S binding protein: MASDPSYGRRDFLKDSVLSVAKAAQEFSKQTEVTPEVSAPVLRADWLRPPGAVEEALFLDRCTKCGDCVKACDPGAIVCHPADGLPILYADQSPCLLCEDLPCVAACAEEALEPVSHVRDVRMGSAVVTHRLCTAGQGCHACVSRCPVDALAMDFGEMRLVISHERCVGCGICEHVCKTVNDHVAIRVTPARQMAGLW; the protein is encoded by the coding sequence ATGGCTTCCGATCCATCATACGGGCGGCGTGATTTTCTGAAGGACTCCGTCCTGTCTGTGGCCAAGGCCGCCCAGGAATTCTCCAAGCAGACCGAGGTGACGCCGGAAGTCTCTGCGCCGGTCTTGCGCGCGGATTGGTTGCGCCCGCCCGGCGCGGTTGAAGAAGCGCTGTTTCTGGATCGTTGCACCAAGTGTGGCGATTGCGTGAAGGCGTGTGATCCGGGCGCGATCGTATGTCATCCGGCGGATGGGTTGCCGATTCTCTATGCAGACCAGTCGCCCTGCCTGCTTTGTGAGGATCTGCCCTGCGTCGCTGCCTGTGCGGAGGAGGCGCTGGAGCCGGTTAGCCATGTGCGGGATGTCCGGATGGGCAGTGCCGTGGTCACGCATCGGCTCTGTACCGCTGGCCAGGGTTGCCACGCCTGCGTCTCCAGGTGTCCGGTCGATGCGTTGGCGATGGATTTCGGCGAGATGCGATTAGTGATTTCACACGAGCGGTGCGTCGGCTGCGGCATTTGTGAGCATGTGTGCAAGACGGTGAACGATCATGTTGCCATACGGGTGACGCCGGCCAGGCAGATGGCCGGTTTGTGGTAA